In a genomic window of Thermoproteus tenax Kra 1:
- a CDS encoding vWA domain-containing protein — translation MGILLNVDYGDPLAKLRARSVLRRIRPKYVGEEEAIDAFYVHYRRPILGGTASSEAWARFLGLYLSSEYYKRVGDICRLNAKASLEAAVRLLAAYESFLDSLETDEGRLWLGRGLFLKWSMALRKIKRYFGDPHDVYKLYLSLRRLGEVLGSGRSEDPASLSLSIAADPARAKLADIIVDAARIASSLGEIDLDEGDGGGPHLPDGIMLASAELALKRAAGLTRALYIASRELFAYKVATSTLTAKYYVMAHRPRLYILVDKSGSMYDVVPGAGVRRISLAAAWAIALLRRHKGSLVRFFDVQLHKPGSNLDVAEILLKVVPSGGTNLKNAVEAALEEAQMLGPRRYELVVITDGEDDSLDEPTAERARRLFAGGRIYLVGRAEPQRTARLPLPASFVKTPKITGLSGLGMASV, via the coding sequence ATGGGGATCCTCCTCAACGTAGACTATGGGGATCCTCTGGCCAAATTGAGGGCTCGGAGCGTCCTCAGGAGGATACGCCCCAAGTACGTCGGAGAGGAGGAGGCCATAGACGCGTTCTATGTCCACTACAGGAGGCCCATCTTGGGCGGGACTGCATCGAGCGAAGCTTGGGCCCGCTTTCTGGGGCTCTACCTCTCCTCGGAGTATTACAAGCGGGTTGGAGATATCTGCAGGCTCAACGCCAAGGCATCCCTCGAGGCTGCGGTGCGCCTATTGGCCGCATATGAGTCGTTTCTAGACTCCCTGGAGACTGACGAGGGGAGGCTCTGGTTGGGCCGCGGCCTCTTCCTCAAGTGGTCTATGGCCTTGAGAAAGATCAAGAGGTACTTCGGGGATCCTCACGACGTCTACAAGCTTTATCTCTCGCTGAGGAGGCTCGGCGAAGTGCTCGGCTCCGGCAGGTCAGAGGATCCGGCGTCCCTATCTCTGTCCATAGCCGCCGACCCTGCCAGGGCCAAGCTCGCCGACATAATAGTGGACGCCGCAAGGATAGCTTCCTCTTTGGGAGAGATCGACTTGGACGAGGGCGACGGCGGCGGGCCCCACTTGCCGGACGGCATCATGTTGGCGTCAGCGGAGCTCGCGTTGAAGAGGGCCGCCGGCCTCACCAGAGCCCTCTACATCGCCTCGCGCGAGCTCTTCGCCTACAAGGTCGCCACGTCCACTCTCACTGCTAAATACTACGTAATGGCGCACAGACCCCGTCTGTACATCTTGGTGGACAAGTCCGGCTCTATGTACGACGTGGTCCCCGGCGCAGGCGTCAGGAGGATATCGCTGGCGGCCGCGTGGGCCATAGCTCTGTTGAGGAGACACAAGGGCTCCCTAGTCCGCTTTTTCGATGTACAGTTGCATAAGCCCGGGAGCAACCTCGACGTTGCCGAGATCCTCCTCAAGGTAGTCCCCTCGGGGGGCACTAACTTGAAGAACGCCGTAGAGGCCGCTCTAGAGGAGGCGCAGATGTTGGGGCCTAGGAGGTACGAGCTCGTGGTCATTACCGACGGCGAAGACGACTCTTTGGATGAGCCAACTGCGGAGAGAGCGAGGAGGCTGTTCGCGGGCGGAAGAATATACTTAGTCGGCCGCGCCGAGCCTCAGCGGACTGCCCGACTTCCCCTGCCTGCGAGCTTTGTAAAAACGCCCAAAATAACGGGCCTCTCAGGTCTGGGCATGGCATCGGTCTAA
- a CDS encoding V-type ATPase 116kDa subunit family protein codes for MPFEKLLAFRFAAPPAVVADVIFRLGIAEVAVFEERPPHFAPPPSCELEADVEMLERIIASYNLFERAEPLPLKNLGEGLKKALRVLRECTAGYEPNDVVKREALRGYIAKCASERGIGLGGISWVLRAARRVLETYKSNAYSEGPDTGRSFNAVLSEIKAKEEELARLHLMLSFLEGLERQGYTSLHIPEGYRLIVNPKEPVRDLHQSLKFGDLDLVIVKGGRGAYGGVEIPREYVLDIRLSKTIIIQTIKNLEYSLNKLKLIYNNMVEIYKRYSVFGDFKWAEHSDVAVISFFVREKDLKVVDEILSEVLKGRFIPRRSISYKVNPIFKYIEYVQAPVSERWPYPIQAFNKILYMYGVPEPGELSPLPLVAFLFPLFFGWMFGDIGYGLLLLALSLTLFRLGKKDWGIVWLIASASTISFGAYYGEFLGLKLWGPDIETTYMTGIAASLLLGFYLMFLAFSLKIINRLLAKDYEASLALHAPIALLYASIGSRMLDLIGIEPYLRGRIGLDVLLDLCRFLASDPSLLLGTIWLALGLGTLAGKYGVSHLRDIGSEAVMAIIEAFVGATANVLSFARLAILVIVHSALSSAAYALLELPGGLPLYILTELGMAAFEGFLTAIQSLRLIYYETLSKFYRGSGRLFEPYKI; via the coding sequence GTGCCATTTGAAAAGCTCCTAGCCTTTAGATTTGCGGCGCCCCCCGCGGTGGTAGCCGATGTGATCTTCAGATTGGGGATCGCCGAGGTGGCCGTCTTTGAGGAGAGACCGCCCCACTTCGCCCCTCCGCCCTCCTGCGAGCTGGAGGCAGACGTCGAGATGCTAGAGAGGATCATCGCATCATACAACCTATTTGAGAGAGCGGAGCCCTTGCCGCTCAAGAACCTAGGGGAGGGGCTCAAAAAGGCGTTGAGAGTGTTGAGGGAGTGCACGGCGGGATATGAGCCAAACGACGTCGTCAAGAGGGAGGCGCTCAGAGGCTATATAGCCAAATGTGCATCTGAGCGCGGCATTGGCCTAGGGGGGATATCGTGGGTATTGAGGGCAGCACGTCGGGTTCTAGAGACCTACAAGAGCAACGCCTATTCTGAGGGCCCGGACACTGGCCGCTCTTTCAACGCAGTGTTGTCCGAGATAAAGGCCAAGGAGGAGGAGTTGGCCAGACTACATCTTATGCTGTCCTTCCTGGAGGGCCTGGAGCGCCAAGGGTATACATCGCTCCATATACCTGAGGGTTATCGTTTGATAGTCAATCCCAAGGAGCCCGTACGAGATTTGCATCAATCGCTGAAATTCGGAGACCTAGATCTAGTCATTGTTAAGGGCGGGAGAGGCGCCTATGGTGGTGTCGAGATACCGCGTGAGTATGTTCTTGATATAAGACTTTCTAAAACAATAATTATTCAAACTATTAAAAATTTAGAATACTCATTAAATAAATTGAAATTAATTTATAATAATATGGTTGAGATATATAAGAGGTATTCTGTTTTCGGGGACTTTAAGTGGGCGGAACACTCGGATGTGGCAGTTATCTCGTTCTTCGTGCGCGAGAAAGACCTCAAGGTTGTCGATGAAATACTTTCCGAGGTTTTAAAGGGGCGATTCATACCGAGACGGTCGATCTCATACAAGGTCAACCCTATCTTCAAGTATATAGAATATGTCCAGGCACCAGTGAGCGAGAGGTGGCCTTATCCCATTCAAGCGTTCAACAAGATCTTGTACATGTACGGAGTGCCGGAGCCCGGCGAGCTCTCGCCGCTTCCTCTCGTTGCATTTCTATTTCCTCTATTTTTTGGATGGATGTTCGGCGACATCGGCTATGGCTTACTTCTTCTGGCGTTGTCCCTAACTCTGTTCAGGTTGGGCAAAAAGGACTGGGGCATTGTATGGCTTATTGCTAGCGCATCTACTATATCTTTCGGTGCATATTACGGCGAGTTCCTCGGACTTAAGCTGTGGGGGCCCGATATTGAGACCACGTATATGACCGGCATCGCGGCCTCTCTCCTTCTCGGCTTCTATCTAATGTTTTTGGCTTTTTCACTAAAGATAATCAATAGGCTGTTGGCCAAGGACTACGAAGCTTCATTGGCCTTACATGCCCCCATAGCCCTCCTCTACGCATCGATAGGCTCTAGAATGTTGGATCTAATCGGCATAGAGCCATATCTGCGAGGGAGAATAGGATTAGACGTCCTCCTCGACCTCTGTCGCTTTCTAGCATCAGATCCAAGCCTTTTACTGGGCACTATCTGGCTCGCGTTGGGGCTGGGCACGTTGGCCGGCAAATACGGCGTATCCCACCTAAGGGATATAGGATCCGAGGCTGTCATGGCGATAATAGAGGCGTTTGTAGGAGCTACGGCCAACGTCTTAAGCTTCGCTAGATTGGCCATTCTAGTTATAGTCCACTCCGCATTGTCGTCTGCGGCCTACGCCCTTCTTGAACTCCCCGGCGGCCTACCGTTGTATATATTGACCGAGTTGGGCATGGCGGCCTTCGAGGGGTTCCTTACAGCCATTCAATCGCTGAGGCTCATATACTATGAGACTCTCTCGAAATTCTATAGAGGCAGTGGGCGCCTCTTCGAGCCGTATAAGATTTAA
- a CDS encoding amidophosphoribosyltransferase yields the protein MCGIGAVWDRNVGIRAREMSVWLMHRGEEGVRYAFLRNGEIAVGDSVPEDAEAALVHARYSTTGPYGVQLQPVLARYRDLEVAVAFNGTVANYRQIAPRAKTDSEAYAQKLAEALWEHGLEEGLRELYSKIVGAASSVFITAELVVGFRDPRGVRPLSFSDDAAASETIALGGRGIDLRPGHAVVWSRGSARVVEVMSLKERLCSLEFVYFAHPGSRIQGRLVADVRRELGRRLAEGEDADIEVVAYVPETARHAAAGYAEGLGRPLVDAVLKNRYSGRIFIKPPYMRNASPSFRVVEDYVKGRRVALVDDSLIRGTNLRDIVVKLKAAGAREVHVRIASPPVKWPCFFGMDFQSRSELMANGRGLAEIARLLRADSLRYLSLEQFKVVIGERACYGCFTGRYPQRIKVAQLEREIATSREKALGAEP from the coding sequence ATGTGCGGTATCGGCGCTGTGTGGGATCGTAATGTGGGGATCAGAGCCAGAGAGATGTCCGTGTGGCTAATGCACAGAGGGGAGGAGGGAGTCAGATACGCCTTCCTTAGGAACGGCGAGATAGCCGTCGGCGATAGTGTGCCCGAGGATGCTGAAGCTGCGCTAGTCCACGCGCGGTACAGCACCACCGGGCCCTATGGGGTTCAGCTACAGCCGGTGCTGGCGCGCTATAGAGATCTGGAGGTGGCGGTCGCCTTCAACGGGACTGTGGCGAACTACCGACAGATAGCGCCCCGGGCTAAGACCGACTCCGAGGCCTATGCCCAGAAACTCGCCGAAGCCCTCTGGGAGCATGGGCTGGAGGAGGGCCTCAGAGAGCTCTACTCCAAGATAGTAGGCGCAGCCTCATCAGTCTTCATCACTGCCGAGCTCGTGGTCGGTTTTAGGGATCCGCGGGGCGTGAGACCGCTCAGCTTCTCTGATGACGCGGCCGCCTCGGAGACCATAGCGTTGGGCGGGCGCGGCATCGATCTAAGGCCGGGCCACGCCGTCGTATGGTCGAGGGGCTCGGCTAGAGTGGTCGAGGTTATGAGTCTTAAGGAGAGGCTGTGCTCTCTGGAGTTCGTCTACTTCGCCCACCCGGGCTCGCGCATACAGGGGAGACTTGTGGCTGATGTCAGGAGGGAGCTCGGCCGGAGGCTCGCCGAGGGCGAGGACGCAGATATAGAGGTTGTGGCCTATGTGCCAGAGACGGCGAGACATGCAGCGGCTGGATACGCAGAGGGCTTAGGCAGACCTTTAGTCGACGCAGTCCTCAAGAACAGATATTCGGGCCGCATATTCATAAAACCCCCCTATATGAGGAACGCATCGCCCAGCTTCAGAGTCGTTGAGGATTACGTCAAAGGGCGGAGAGTAGCCCTGGTGGACGACTCGCTGATAAGGGGAACCAACCTTAGGGATATAGTCGTCAAGCTCAAGGCTGCAGGCGCCCGGGAGGTCCACGTTAGAATAGCGTCTCCGCCTGTTAAGTGGCCGTGTTTCTTCGGGATGGACTTCCAGAGCAGGTCTGAACTTATGGCCAACGGAAGAGGCCTTGCAGAGATAGCAAGACTGTTGAGGGCGGACTCTCTACGGTACCTCTCCCTCGAGCAGTTCAAGGTCGTCATAGGCGAGAGGGCGTGCTACGGCTGTTTCACTGGCCGATATCCACAGAGGATTAAGGTTGCCCAGCTCGAGAGGGAGATAGCTACATCAAGGGAGAAAGCACTTGGCGCAGAGCCTTAG
- a CDS encoding phosphoribosyltransferase family protein — MSAGLLAVYAFGPETELGPYVHYGILSMRNRGHVRRAYVYNKEGVQEVDPGRSVGLWGNAAIGCVWAQNCCTEGPDYVLCKMGNEDVRPGGRPESTTYVALTDRGEMYLYRSDLWHLALGAYGFDLALAATETATIDVLGGDLRRSLKVGELVKITQYGVESTGGGGGRLCALEAIYSMRFDSKVDGVPIAELREALASLLAPVDADVIVGVPETGAYYAALLATKAGRPYVPAFVQTTRGRSALLDDMRARLSVVQLKANPVEHLVRGKRVLLVDDSVISGLTLKAVVQVLRRKAGAREISIAVASPPLRSKCPYGVKMPEREAMMANVLTEEEARMALEADGLKWPSVNDLLKVAEARGLRLCAKCFLP, encoded by the coding sequence ATGAGCGCAGGCCTCCTGGCTGTATACGCCTTTGGCCCAGAGACGGAGTTGGGGCCCTACGTACACTACGGCATATTGTCCATGCGCAACAGAGGGCATGTCAGAAGGGCGTATGTCTATAACAAGGAGGGCGTACAAGAGGTAGATCCGGGCAGATCGGTGGGCTTGTGGGGCAACGCGGCTATCGGCTGCGTATGGGCGCAAAACTGTTGCACTGAGGGGCCGGACTATGTACTGTGCAAGATGGGCAACGAAGACGTGAGACCGGGCGGGCGGCCAGAGAGCACGACCTACGTGGCCCTCACAGACCGCGGCGAGATGTATCTGTATAGATCTGATCTATGGCATCTGGCTCTGGGCGCCTACGGCTTCGACCTCGCTCTGGCAGCCACTGAGACCGCAACTATAGATGTGTTGGGCGGCGACTTGAGGCGGAGCCTCAAAGTGGGCGAGCTCGTTAAAATTACGCAGTACGGCGTCGAGAGCACCGGAGGAGGCGGAGGGCGCTTGTGCGCGCTTGAGGCCATATACTCGATGAGGTTCGACAGCAAGGTCGACGGCGTGCCTATCGCCGAGCTTAGAGAGGCATTGGCCTCCTTGCTCGCTCCAGTTGATGCCGATGTCATCGTAGGCGTGCCAGAGACAGGGGCCTACTACGCGGCCTTGTTGGCGACCAAGGCAGGGAGGCCGTATGTTCCCGCGTTTGTTCAGACCACAAGGGGCAGGAGCGCCCTATTGGACGATATGAGGGCGAGACTCTCCGTGGTGCAACTCAAGGCGAACCCTGTGGAGCACCTAGTGAGGGGCAAGAGGGTGTTATTGGTGGACGACAGCGTGATCTCGGGCCTCACTCTCAAGGCCGTAGTTCAAGTGTTGAGGCGCAAGGCCGGCGCCCGGGAGATCTCAATAGCCGTGGCCTCTCCGCCATTGAGGAGCAAGTGCCCGTATGGAGTCAAGATGCCTGAGCGCGAGGCCATGATGGCGAACGTGCTCACCGAGGAGGAGGCGCGCATGGCCCTTGAGGCTGACGGGCTTAAGTGGCCTAGTGTCAATGATTTGCTCAAAGTTGCCGAGGCCAGAGGGCTAAGGCTCTGCGCCAAGTGCTTTCTCCCTTGA
- the purQ gene encoding phosphoribosylformylglycinamidine synthase I, producing the protein MEIAVLAFPGTNGDRDVLRALELVGLTGRIVWHKEYKAGVYDAVIVAGGFSYGDRLRAGAIAARTKAAEELREDAERGTPILGICNGFQILVEAGVLPGALLPNDPPRFVSRDVLVRVVDVKTPFTLLYEEGETIRLPVAHGEGRYVYEERPRAVVKYVEDINGSMDLIAGISSGNVVGMMPHPERAVDRHVSSGDGARVWLSLKLWLRT; encoded by the coding sequence ATGGAAATAGCCGTCCTGGCCTTCCCCGGCACAAACGGAGATAGGGACGTCCTCAGGGCTCTAGAGCTTGTGGGCCTTACGGGAAGGATCGTGTGGCACAAGGAATACAAGGCGGGCGTCTACGACGCAGTTATAGTGGCCGGCGGATTCAGCTATGGGGATAGGCTAAGGGCAGGCGCCATAGCGGCGAGGACTAAAGCCGCCGAGGAGCTCAGAGAGGATGCCGAGAGGGGCACGCCGATACTGGGGATATGTAACGGATTCCAGATACTAGTTGAGGCGGGCGTACTGCCCGGAGCCTTATTGCCCAACGATCCCCCCAGATTCGTATCAAGAGACGTCTTAGTGCGCGTAGTAGACGTAAAGACTCCATTTACTCTGCTCTACGAGGAGGGCGAGACGATAAGGTTGCCGGTCGCGCACGGGGAAGGCCGCTACGTCTATGAGGAAAGGCCTCGGGCTGTGGTCAAGTATGTGGAGGATATAAACGGTTCCATGGACCTAATAGCCGGCATATCCTCAGGCAACGTCGTGGGCATGATGCCGCATCCAGAGAGAGCGGTGGATCGCCATGTATCGAGCGGAGATGGGGCTAGAGTCTGGCTCAGTTTAAAGCTTTGGCTGAGGACATGA
- a CDS encoding phosphoribosylformylglycinamidine synthase subunit PurS, which yields MPKFAVYINIGYKEHIRDPEGETIQREVFERAGLNVPVRSGKCLRLIVEAQDERSATDIAVDLARRLRLGNPNVHSIEVLKVGPWK from the coding sequence ATGCCTAAGTTTGCAGTATACATCAACATAGGATACAAGGAGCACATAAGAGATCCGGAGGGGGAGACCATACAGAGGGAGGTCTTCGAGAGGGCAGGTCTCAACGTGCCGGTCCGCTCGGGCAAGTGTTTGAGACTAATAGTAGAGGCTCAGGACGAGAGATCTGCAACCGACATAGCTGTGGATCTGGCCAGGAGGCTCCGTCTTGGCAATCCGAACGTGCATTCTATAGAGGTGTTGAAGGTCGGGCCATGGAAATAG
- the purD gene encoding phosphoribosylamine--glycine ligase: MEKVLVVGDGAREHALAWSLSKSGVRVYAMGKHVNPGIKDVVKRTGGDYRLGDYLDPAQAVKTAEEISPDLVVIGPEEPLFRGVSDRLIERGFLTLGAPFKGALIEMRKDIARNIMWKYKIPGRLAFAVFKDLNEALSYIKAMGSVAIKPIRQAGGKGVRVVYSSGQYLEEAREQLARSRLADVVDALANYRDVESGVLVEEAVWGVEYTVQALADGSSVLPFPVVQDNPHAFELGLGPECGGMGTVAPLDYVTEEEQAEAAEILKRTIEAVKLEFGVEYRGVISAQMMLTAYGPTLIEFYSRFGDPEALNVMYLLDDDAYELFTRAASGRLGGLKVGFRGEYTVVKAIAPLGYPVDRAMARGRRFTIDWDIVQREGCYVFFGSAVEDSAGYVTLGSRAVEVLAAGRTPSEAYERAERCATAVRGDGLFYRRDIGSAEYLRSMRDRAEKVRAVYKWRRERGLGGKRIDWAPGAKISVVDYA; this comes from the coding sequence ATGGAGAAGGTCCTCGTTGTCGGCGATGGAGCCCGCGAACACGCGCTGGCTTGGTCTCTGTCCAAGAGCGGCGTTAGAGTCTACGCGATGGGAAAACACGTGAACCCAGGCATTAAGGATGTCGTCAAGAGGACGGGAGGCGACTACCGCTTAGGTGATTACTTAGACCCGGCGCAAGCTGTGAAAACCGCCGAGGAGATATCGCCTGATCTAGTCGTGATAGGGCCAGAGGAGCCCCTTTTCCGCGGAGTCTCCGACAGGCTGATAGAGAGGGGCTTTCTGACGCTTGGTGCGCCATTCAAGGGAGCCTTGATTGAGATGAGAAAAGATATTGCAAGAAACATAATGTGGAAGTACAAAATACCTGGAAGGCTCGCCTTCGCCGTGTTTAAGGACCTCAACGAGGCCCTCTCCTATATTAAGGCCATGGGCTCTGTGGCGATAAAGCCGATTAGGCAGGCTGGAGGCAAGGGGGTCAGAGTAGTATATTCCTCCGGCCAGTATCTCGAGGAGGCCAGGGAGCAGTTGGCTCGGAGCAGACTCGCAGATGTAGTCGATGCGTTGGCCAACTATCGAGACGTGGAAAGTGGAGTGTTAGTTGAGGAGGCCGTATGGGGCGTAGAGTACACAGTCCAGGCGTTGGCCGATGGAAGCTCAGTATTGCCCTTCCCCGTGGTTCAAGACAACCCGCACGCGTTCGAGCTGGGGCTTGGCCCAGAGTGCGGAGGCATGGGCACAGTGGCGCCGCTCGACTACGTGACCGAGGAGGAGCAGGCCGAAGCCGCCGAGATCCTCAAGAGGACTATTGAGGCCGTCAAGTTGGAGTTCGGTGTGGAGTATAGGGGCGTAATAAGCGCGCAGATGATGTTGACGGCTTATGGGCCGACCCTCATAGAGTTCTACAGCAGGTTCGGAGATCCCGAGGCTCTAAACGTCATGTACCTGCTCGACGACGATGCCTACGAGCTCTTCACCAGAGCCGCGTCGGGCCGCCTAGGGGGGCTCAAGGTGGGCTTCAGGGGCGAGTACACTGTGGTGAAGGCCATAGCGCCGTTGGGATACCCTGTCGACCGCGCCATGGCCCGCGGGCGGAGGTTCACGATAGATTGGGACATAGTCCAGAGAGAGGGCTGTTACGTCTTCTTTGGATCGGCCGTAGAAGATAGCGCTGGATACGTGACTCTAGGATCTAGGGCGGTCGAGGTATTGGCCGCCGGGCGGACTCCCTCTGAGGCCTACGAGAGAGCGGAGAGGTGCGCTACAGCCGTGAGAGGCGATGGGTTGTTCTATAGACGCGACATAGGCTCGGCCGAATATCTGAGATCTATGAGGGATAGGGCCGAGAAGGTCAGAGCTGTCTATAAATGGAGGCGCGAGAGGGGGCTAGGAGGCAAGAGGATAGACTGGGCCCCTGGCGCGAAGATCTCAGTAGTAGACTATGCCTAA
- a CDS encoding phosphoribosylaminoimidazolesuccinocarboxamide synthase, translating to MNPAYEGKAKVVYDLGDRLLMKFKDVVTAGDGARRDEAPGKGALAAKTTAILFQKIDVPHHFLSYEPPDSIVVEKLQMIPLEVIVRFFAYGSYLRRMRVEPLREFSRPIVEFHLKDDTLHDPLVLEDDIVEAKMADRGELAQMKDMALRAAAQLRDFFASRGLQLLDVKFEFGRSSSGLKLADEISGDTIRVLYHGEHLDKEYYRKTGDVRGLLERYRKLLELISLEQLR from the coding sequence ATGAACCCGGCCTACGAGGGGAAGGCGAAGGTAGTATACGACCTCGGCGATAGGCTGTTGATGAAGTTTAAGGATGTAGTGACTGCGGGGGACGGCGCCAGGCGTGACGAGGCGCCTGGGAAAGGCGCCTTGGCCGCCAAGACCACCGCGATTTTGTTCCAGAAGATCGACGTTCCGCACCACTTTCTATCGTACGAACCCCCCGACTCGATAGTAGTAGAGAAGCTGCAGATGATACCGCTCGAGGTCATAGTGAGGTTCTTCGCCTACGGGAGCTACCTCAGGAGGATGAGGGTTGAGCCTCTGCGGGAGTTCTCAAGGCCCATTGTGGAGTTCCATCTGAAGGACGATACACTGCACGATCCCCTAGTGTTAGAGGACGACATAGTCGAGGCCAAGATGGCGGACAGGGGCGAGTTGGCTCAGATGAAGGATATGGCATTGAGAGCGGCAGCTCAGCTCAGAGACTTCTTCGCGTCCAGAGGGCTACAGCTGTTGGATGTCAAATTCGAGTTCGGGAGGAGCTCCTCGGGCCTGAAGCTGGCAGACGAGATATCGGGCGATACCATAAGGGTCCTATATCATGGAGAACATCTGGATAAAGAGTACTACAGGAAGACTGGCGACGTTAGAGGGCTTTTGGAGAGGTACAGAAAGCTATTGGAGCTCATCAGCTTAGAACAACTCCGTTGA
- a CDS encoding phosphoribosylformylglycinamidine cyclo-ligase produces the protein MRYKEAGVDLDKQREIHKAAGTILGGLKGAYVNWIGGNLRDLALHVDGVGTKTIWLQEADRMEVAGWDCVMVNVNDVVCDGFKPLAVVDYIALRPGLEDLAADVLRGVKEAARRVGAVVLGGETAILPDLINGVDVVCTVAASRYAETAAVKPGDFIVGLESTGPHANGYSLLRRLFKLDETLCGDRVSELFLRPVADYSPVLELMKSGIIKSAAHITGGSFRKIRRVLGNLGAELAFKLPCWAREVAKRVAPEEAYGVFNMGIGMVLFTEDKEGALRELERLGLPAKLIGVVKSDGPVVVNGVVLS, from the coding sequence ATGAGGTATAAAGAGGCCGGCGTCGATCTAGATAAACAGAGGGAGATCCACAAGGCGGCCGGCACAATCTTGGGAGGCCTCAAAGGAGCCTACGTCAACTGGATTGGGGGGAACTTGCGGGACTTGGCTCTACACGTGGACGGCGTAGGCACCAAGACGATCTGGCTACAAGAGGCAGACAGGATGGAGGTCGCCGGCTGGGACTGCGTCATGGTCAACGTAAACGACGTCGTATGTGACGGTTTCAAGCCTCTGGCCGTTGTCGACTATATAGCTCTGAGACCGGGCCTGGAGGACTTAGCGGCCGACGTCTTGAGAGGGGTGAAGGAGGCTGCCAGGCGAGTGGGCGCAGTAGTGCTCGGCGGTGAGACGGCCATACTGCCCGATTTGATTAATGGAGTCGACGTAGTTTGCACTGTAGCGGCCTCTCGATACGCCGAGACGGCGGCTGTTAAGCCAGGCGATTTCATAGTAGGCTTGGAGTCCACGGGGCCGCACGCCAACGGCTACAGTTTGTTGAGGAGGCTGTTCAAGTTGGACGAGACACTCTGCGGAGACAGAGTCTCCGAGCTGTTTCTAAGGCCCGTGGCCGACTACTCCCCCGTGCTGGAGCTTATGAAGAGCGGTATAATAAAATCTGCCGCACATATCACAGGAGGCTCGTTCAGGAAGATAAGGCGCGTCTTGGGGAATCTAGGCGCCGAGCTTGCCTTTAAGCTTCCATGTTGGGCCCGCGAAGTGGCCAAGAGGGTAGCTCCTGAGGAGGCGTACGGAGTGTTCAACATGGGCATCGGCATGGTGCTCTTCACCGAGGATAAAGAGGGCGCATTGAGGGAGCTTGAGCGCCTGGGTCTCCCCGCAAAGCTTATAGGCGTAGTGAAGAGCGATGGGCCCGTAGTGGTCAACGGAGTTGTTCTAAGCTGA
- a CDS encoding bifunctional 5,10-methylenetetrahydrofolate dehydrogenase/5,10-methenyltetrahydrofolate cyclohydrolase: protein MADWIRGRPLHEAAKEWARRHVKALEELGLTPTLAILLLNDDPVELETQRRYANLKLRDIKEIGGDAYIYELHDVPPERRTKAALELIERLNVADDVTGIIVQKPLPPWMNESLIFERLSPLKDVDGLTPENKKRLVAGFDLDRDVLPCTPAGILEMLKYYNIDVRGKDVVVVGKGELVGKPLSIMLMQLDATVTVLHALSKDKLYYVRHADIVISAVGRPPEIYKDSPWRLTGDMIKEGAVVIGVGGKVDPATGKWYYDVDEEDVARRASYLTPNVGGVGLATRSRIIRNLIITSYMVAKQVASPRVLGIDAPKLP from the coding sequence ATGGCCGACTGGATTAGGGGGAGACCTCTCCACGAGGCGGCCAAGGAGTGGGCCAGGAGACACGTCAAGGCTCTGGAGGAGCTTGGGCTGACGCCCACGTTGGCCATCCTACTCCTCAACGACGACCCAGTGGAGCTCGAGACGCAACGGAGATACGCCAATCTGAAACTGAGGGACATCAAGGAGATCGGAGGGGACGCCTATATCTACGAGCTACACGATGTCCCTCCCGAGAGGAGGACTAAGGCCGCCCTCGAACTGATCGAGAGGCTCAACGTCGCGGACGACGTCACTGGGATAATAGTTCAAAAGCCTCTGCCCCCTTGGATGAACGAGAGCCTAATCTTCGAGCGCCTGAGCCCCCTCAAGGATGTGGACGGACTGACGCCCGAGAATAAGAAGAGGCTCGTGGCCGGTTTCGATCTGGATCGCGACGTTCTCCCCTGCACTCCGGCGGGAATCCTGGAGATGCTCAAGTACTACAATATTGATGTGAGGGGCAAGGACGTCGTCGTTGTAGGCAAGGGAGAGCTCGTGGGAAAGCCTTTGTCCATAATGCTCATGCAGTTGGACGCAACAGTGACCGTCCTACATGCCTTGAGCAAAGACAAGCTATACTACGTCAGACACGCCGATATAGTGATCTCGGCCGTGGGGCGGCCCCCTGAGATATATAAGGACTCTCCTTGGCGTCTCACCGGTGATATGATCAAAGAGGGCGCCGTCGTTATAGGCGTAGGGGGCAAGGTTGATCCGGCCACCGGCAAGTGGTACTACGATGTAGACGAGGAGGATGTGGCGAGGAGGGCCTCCTATCTGACGCCCAACGTGGGCGGGGTCGGGCTGGCGACTAGGTCCAGAATAATTAGAAACCTCATAATAACTAGCTATATGGTGGCTAAGCAGGTCGCCTCGCCGAGAGTTCTAGGCATAGATGCCCCCAAGTTGCCATGA